The Lineus longissimus chromosome 2, tnLinLong1.2, whole genome shotgun sequence genome window below encodes:
- the LOC135482889 gene encoding uncharacterized protein K02A2.6-like, which yields MGTIRGYKADIRLKESCSPVFKKARPVPYALREKVGLELDRLEKAGVLEKCTTSEWASPIVVVPKSDGQIRVCGDYKVTINPLIEDNAYPFPTSEDLFATLAGSEVFSKIDLSHAYQQLELTENSRELCTINTHQGLYRYRKLPFGIKSAPSIFQSVMDRILGNQKGVASILDDILIGTKIPEHVDSLDTVLKQLADHNVVAKRP from the coding sequence ATGGGTACCATCCGTGGCTACAAGGCCGATATTCGCTTGAAAGAATCATGTAGTCCAGTGTTCAAGAAAGCTAGGCCTGTTCCATATGCTCTAAGGGAGAAAGTAGGCCTAGAGTTAGATAGATTAGAGAAAGCGGGTGTGTTGGAAAAATGTACCACAAGTGAATGGGCATCACCCATTGTTGTTGTACCTAAAAGTGATGGACAGATTAGGGTCTGCGGAGACTATAAAGTGACAATAAATCCGCTGATAGAGGATAATGCGTATCCATTTCCAACCTCAGAGGACTTGTTTGCAACGCTAGCCGGTAGTGAGGTATTCTCAAAGATTGACCTCAGCCATGCATACCAACAGTTGGAATTGACGGAGAATTCGAGGGAACTCTGTACTATAAATACGCATCAGGGATTATATAGATACAGAAAACTACCATTCGGGATTAAATCAGCGCCCTCTATATTCCAATCCGTGATGGATAGAATCCTAGGAAACCAGAAGGGTGTGGCAAGCATTCTCGATGACATTCTCATTGGGACCAAGATTCCCGAGCACGTGGATAGCCTGGACACAGTGCTAAAGCAGTTGGCAGATCACAATGTGGTTGCCAAAAGACCTTAA
- the LOC135482660 gene encoding uncharacterized protein LOC135482660: protein MFWPASLPNENLIVPNSYIMVTNPVIPNADQKIIRLQNSSKVSPRKVGINWSRRDVTIADQTGSVVCKLWNTFDTLLDESNRSGEVRLNNLEVDKWGQDTSLKTTQETELQAISNTEQNVLVEVLAQHGQQLLLVKPGSDDAEEVNVGLDVDIPDFNFSAVATVDINNGIISAFH, encoded by the exons ATGTTCTGGCCGGCGAGTCTTCCAAATGAAAATCTGATCGTCCCGAACAGTTACATCATGGTAACAAATCCAGTCATTCCGAATGCTGATCAGAAGATTATCCGGCTGCAGAACAGTTCAAAG GTATCGCCTCGGAAAGTCGGAATCAACTGGTCCAGGCGTGATGTCACCATTGCTGATCAGACAGGGAGTGTGGTTTGCAAGTTGTGGAATACGTTCGACACCTTGCTGGATGAAAGTAACCGAAGTGGAGAAGTTCGCCTGAATAATCTCGAGGTCGACAAGTGGGGTCAAGACACCTCATTAAAAACAACTCAGGAAACTGAATTGCAGGCAA TTTCGAACACAGAGCAGAACGTTCTGGTTGAGGTTCTTGCTCAACATGGTCAGCAACTGTTGTTGGTGAAGCCTGGCAGTGACGATGCTGAGGAAGTGAATGTGGGTTTGGACGTTGATATTCCGGACTTCAATTTTTCAGCTGTAGCAACTGTCGATATCAACAATGGTATCATATCAGCATTTCACTAG